A genome region from Terriglobia bacterium includes the following:
- a CDS encoding sigma-70 family RNA polymerase sigma factor — MDDNQVVASLVRRCVAGDAVAWEEIVERFNRRIFNICYRFTGSQDDAQDLAQEVFIKIYRTLKTYDTDKGSFMTWVATLTRNLLVDHFRKSKQDRVTDSMDEGITAEEDSISVAARLEDSGPSPDARLRSRETQEMVQKALQKLSPELREAVILRDLQDMDYREIALALKVPEGTVKSRINRGRTELGRLLSRTYRQVT; from the coding sequence TTGGACGACAATCAAGTCGTGGCCTCTCTGGTCCGTCGCTGCGTAGCCGGCGACGCGGTTGCCTGGGAGGAGATTGTCGAGCGCTTCAATCGGCGTATCTTCAACATTTGTTATAGGTTTACGGGCTCGCAGGACGACGCCCAGGACCTCGCCCAAGAGGTCTTCATCAAGATTTACCGCACCCTGAAAACCTACGATACCGATAAGGGATCGTTTATGACCTGGGTGGCCACCCTGACCCGGAACCTGCTGGTGGACCATTTTCGCAAGAGCAAGCAGGACCGGGTGACCGACTCGATGGACGAGGGGATCACAGCCGAGGAGGATTCCATCAGTGTGGCGGCGCGGCTGGAGGACTCCGGTCCTTCGCCCGATGCCCGCCTCCGGAGCCGCGAAACCCAGGAAATGGTGCAAAAAGCGCTCCAGAAGCTCTCCCCCGAGCTGCGGGAGGCGGTGATCCTCCGTGACCTGCAGGACATGGACTACCGGGAAATCGCCTTAGCCCTGAAGGTACCGGAGGGAACGGTGAAGTCGCGCATAAATCGGGGACGGACGGAACTTGGACGGCTGCTATCACGTACTTATAGGCAGGTGACCTGA